DNA sequence from the Mycobacteriales bacterium genome:
CGGCTCCCGCGGCATAGAGCCACAGGTGCCGGAAGTGCTCCAGCGCCGCGCCCGGACCGGTCGACGTCCCGAGGATCGCGACGAGCACGGCGATGCCGATGGCGCCACCGACCTGGCGGGCGGTCTGGTTGACTGCGCTTCCCACCGCGAACCGTGCCGGTTGCAGGCTCGACACCGCTGCGGCCGACAGCACCGGGAAGGTCAGGCCGATGCCGAGGCCGGTGATGATCGTCGCCGGCAGCCACTCGCGCAGGTAGTGCGGCTGCAGGCCGATCCGGGTGGCGTACCAGATCAGGCCGGCGGCGAACACCGCGAATCCGATCACCAGCACCCGGTCGAAGCCGTGCCGCGCGGCCAGCCGGCCGGCGCTGCGCGAGACGGCAGCGACGACGAGCGGCCCGGGGGTCACCGCCAGGCCCGCCCGCAGGATCGAGTAGTGCCAGACACCGGTGAGGAAGAGGATGTTGCCGAGGAGCAGCGCAAAGAAGCCCATTGCGTAGACCAGCGTGGCGGCGTTGGCGACCGCGAAGGACCGGTGCGCGAACAGCGTCAGGTCCAGCACCGGCTCCGGCTCGCGGGCGCAGCGCCGGACGAACACCGCGCCCAGCACGGCACAGGCGGCGAGCCCGCCTGCAACCCGCGGGTCGGCCCAGCCCCACGTCGGCCCCTCCGAGATCGCCAGCACGAGGCTCGACAGGCTCAGCGTCAGCAGCACGACTCCCGGATAGTCCGGGGCGGCAGGCGTCGCGACCCGGCGGTCGTCGGGCAGCGCCGTCCGCCCGGTCAGCCAGGTGGCGAGTCCGATCGGCACGTTCATGTAGAAAGCCCAGCGCCACCCGCCCGCATTGATGACGGCCGCGCCGAGTGAGGGTCCGGTGGCGACCGCGAGGGCGCCGATCCCGCCCCACATGGCCACCGCCTGCGACCGCGCGCTCGCCGGGAAGACGGTCAGCAGCAGCCCGAGCGACGCCGGCAGCAGCAGTGCGGCTCCGGTGGCCTGCACGACGCGGCCCGCGACGAGCAGGGGCACGCTCGGCGCGACGCCGCACAGTGCCGACGCCGCGGTGAAGACGGCCAGCCCGACGAAGAACACCCGCCGGCGGCCCAGGCGGTCCGCCGTACGTCCCGCCGTGACGAGCAGTGCGGCGTAGACGATCGCGTAGGCAGTGATCACCCAGGCGAGCGCCGCGGTCGAGTCGGCGGGGAACGACCGCAGCAGGGACGGGAACGCGACGTTCACGATCGACAGGTCCAGCGACGCCATGAACGCGCCCAGCGCGGTGACGGCGAAGACGAGGTTGCGCTGCCGGGTCGTCACGTCCGCGGCCAGGTCGGGAACGGCGGCCCTCGACGCCCGCGCAGTCAGTTCTGTCACGAGACGCACCGTAGGCTATGGAG
Encoded proteins:
- a CDS encoding DHA2 family efflux MFS transporter permease subunit, translating into MTELTARASRAAVPDLAADVTTRQRNLVFAVTALGAFMASLDLSIVNVAFPSLLRSFPADSTAALAWVITAYAIVYAALLVTAGRTADRLGRRRVFFVGLAVFTAASALCGVAPSVPLLVAGRVVQATGAALLLPASLGLLLTVFPASARSQAVAMWGGIGALAVATGPSLGAAVINAGGWRWAFYMNVPIGLATWLTGRTALPDDRRVATPAAPDYPGVVLLTLSLSSLVLAISEGPTWGWADPRVAGGLAACAVLGAVFVRRCAREPEPVLDLTLFAHRSFAVANAATLVYAMGFFALLLGNILFLTGVWHYSILRAGLAVTPGPLVVAAVSRSAGRLAARHGFDRVLVIGFAVFAAGLIWYATRIGLQPHYLREWLPATIITGLGIGLTFPVLSAAAVSSLQPARFAVGSAVNQTARQVGGAIGIAVLVAILGTSTGPGAALEHFRHLWLYAAGAALCAGLLSLMLRSARSVTQPGAGAPADLLGGLRASSEPQA